Proteins encoded by one window of Microplitis mediator isolate UGA2020A chromosome 1, iyMicMedi2.1, whole genome shotgun sequence:
- the LOC130669418 gene encoding uncharacterized protein LOC130669418, with protein MMGYSKQVVLQLLLLFAYSINAEPIGKREAPSLDYGPPPPPPPPPSSSYNSPPSSYGPPAPSYGPPEPSYRPPAPSYGPPAPSYGPPAPSYGPPAPSYEPPAPSYGPPAPSYEPPASSYGPPELSYESSAPSAPAGEWKKKLTWKEEWKQVWLTKKKLEWKQEWKKIKVPAWKEIKVPVWKEVKVEAWKKVQKPVWENIQIPAWKEVQVPDWKKIWKPVWNVVQVPVWKEVQVADWKQIWIPEWVETHENTVQSYEPSISSHSSPTQSYGPPAQSYGPPAQSYGPPAQSYGTPASSYGVPSHDSGNGYHYDAPIQSAPQKKLIWKPIWKKVWRTEKKQAWESQKKMEWKAEWKKVWKTEKKQIWQTDKKLTWKSEDVKVWVPSKKQVWIPQNVKVWKDEWKSKNVPVWKNVQVPTWKKVWKPVWEKVWVPADSHQHQEEHPGYQR; from the exons ATGATGGGTTATTCTAAGCAG GTAGTGTTGCAGTTACTTCTTCTTTTTGCATACTCGATTAATGCTGAACCGATCGGTAAAAGAGA AGCACCTTCATTAGATTACGGAcctccaccaccaccaccaccaccaccatcaTCGTCGTATAATTCTCCACCATCGTCGTATGGCCCTCCAGCACCTTCATATGGGCCACCAGAACCTTCATACAGACCACCTGCACCTTCATACGGACCACCTGCACCTTCATACGGACCGCCTGCACCTTCATATGGACCACCAGCACCTTCATATGAACCACCAGCACCTTCCTATGGGCCACCAGCACCTTCATATGAACCACCAGCATCTTCCTATGGACCCCCAGAACTTTCGTATGAATCCTCAGCACCTTCAGCTCCGGCTggtgaatggaaaaaaaagctGACATGGAAAGAAGAATGGAAACAAGTCTGgctaactaaaaaaaaattagagtgGAAGCaggaatggaaaaaaattaaagtaccTGCCTGGAAAGAAATTAAAGTCCCAGTATGGAAAGAAGTTAAAGTCGAAGCTtggaaaaaagttcaaaagcCTGTTTGGGAGAATATACAAATTCCCGCTTGGAAAGAAGTTCAAGTTCCAGACtggaaaaaaatatggaaGCCAGTTTGGAATGTTGTTCAAGTGCCAGTATGGAAAGAAGTTCAAGTAGCCGATTGGAAACAAATTTGGATACCTGAATGGGTTGAAACTCATGAGAATACGGTTCAAAGCTACGAACCATCGATTTCAAGCCACAGTTCTCCAACACAAAGTTACGGTCCTCCAGCTCAAAGTTATGGCCCTCCAGCACAAAGTTACGGTCCTCCAGCCCAAAGTTATGGTACTCCAGCATCAAGTTATGGAGTTCCTTCTCATGATTCTGGAAATGGATATCACTATGATGCTCCAATTCAATCTGCTCcccaaaaaaaacttatttggAAACCAATTTGGAAAAAAGTATGGAGAACGGAAAAAAAGCAAGCTTGGGAATCTCAGAAAAAAATGGAATGGAAAGCTGAATggaaaaaagtttggaaaactGAAAAGAAACAAATTTGGCAAACTGATAAGAAACTTACCTGGAAAAGTGAAGATGTAAAGGTATGGGTACCGTCAAAAAAACAGGTGTGGATACCACAAAATGTCAAGGTATGGAAAGATGAGTGGAAGAGTAAGAATGTACCCGTATGGAAGAATGTGCAGGTGCCAACATGGAAGAAAGTCTGGAAACCTGTATGGGAGAAAGTTTGGGTACCAGCAGATTCGCATCAGCATCAAGAAGAACATCCTGGATATCAACGATGA